The genomic region TTAAGGAGCCCTTGGCTAAAAGATTCTTTTTCTACCGAGTCTCTTTTACCTACCACTCCTGGCACAAGCCTTGAGACCGCCTCAATAATCACCAAAGCCGCCACTTCCCCCCCAAAAACCACGTAATCACCGATAGAAATTTCATCGTCAATGAAATGCTCCCTTATGCGTTCATCAATGCCTTCGTAACGACCGCAGATGAGTAATAGATGGTCTTTCTCATAAAGTTCTTTTACTATTTCCTGGTTTAAAACCCTACCCTGCGGTGAAAGATAAACCACATAAGGGTGTCCCTCTTCTTTTACCTTTTGGATAGCCCGGTAAAGGGGCTCAGGCTTAAAAACCATGCCTTCTCCGCCACCAAAAGGACGGTCATCCACCATCTTGTGTTTGTCAAAAGCAAAGTCACGAAGATTTAACAAATTAACAGTAATAAGCCCCTTTTCTCGGGCCTTTTTTATAGCTCCTACTTCAAGAGGGCTTTCAAAATATTCAGGAAAAATGGTTATAATATCGTATCTCATTCTTTTCCTCTGTTGCCTGGCTTTTTATTTTGTGGTAAACGACAAAACAAATTTTAGCACTTTTAACTTTAAAAAAAAACGGTAGTCCAGTGAACGAAGAAGGTCGATCTTGCTACGTATTTATCGCGCTGAAAAAGGAGTGCTTTCTCTTGCGCCGCAAATTGAGCGGCCTTGCTGGGTTTGTCTAACCTCCCCCACTGAAGAAGAACTTCAGTATGTACAAGAATCTTTAAAGGTCTTTCCGGAATTTTTGCGCTATCCCCTTGATGAAGAAGAAATTCCTCGCATAGAACTTGAAGAAGACCAGCTTCTTATTATTCTTCGAGTCCCTGATCCACGCCACGAAGAAGGTTTTATCCGTTATGAAACAATCCCTATAGGCATAATACTTACCGAAGAAGCCATTATTACGGTTTGTTTAAAAGAAAACCCTGTCTTCGAAGATTTTCTAATGGCCTTAAATAAAGTCAAAAACTTTACCTTGGAAAGACCTATCCCTTTTCTTTTTCATTTCTTCTGGTGTATTGCCACTATTTATCTGCGTTATCTTAGATTAATAGACAAACTTATCACTGAATACGAACAGGAACTTTACCGTTCCATGCGGAATAAGGAACTGTTAAAGCTTTTAAACATTGAAAAAAGCCTGGTTTATTTTAACACCGCCTTACGAGCCAATGACATTGTTTTAAGCCGCTTACAGTCTGGTCGGTTTTTACGTCTTACTGAAGATGACTTAGAGCTTCTTGAAGACGTCCAGATTGAAAACCGCCAGGCCATTGATATGGCCAAAATATTTAGCGACATTTTAACCGGCACTATGGATGCTTACGCCTCAGTTATTTCTAATAACCTCAACATGGTAATGAAGTTTCTTACCTCAGCCACCATAGTGCTTATGCTCCCCACGCTGGTGGCAAGTATTTACGGCATGAATATCCAATTACCTCTTCAAAATTCTCCCCATGCTTTTGCCATTTTGATGACTATTTCGTTTATTCTTTCGGGTATTGTAGTTGCCCTATTTATCAAAAAACGTTTATTTTGACTGAGGGAAACCATCCATGACTTATTTAGAAGCTATAGCTTTAGGAGTTTTACAGGGAATTACTGAATTTTTACCTATCTCAAGTTCCGGCCATTTAATACTTGCGGAAAAATTTTTTCACATTAAAGGAACAGGCCTTACCTTTGACGTCTTTCTTCACCTAGGCACCCTTCTAGCCGTTCTTATCTATTTCTGGCAGGACTGGTGGAATATCCTTTCTTTCAAGCGAGATAAGAAGCACAATCCCCGCCTTTTATTCTATTTAATTTTAGCCACTATTCCTGGAGTAATAGCCGGCCTCTTTTTGGAAGACGCTGTGGCTACTGTGTTTCGTTCGGCTGAAAGAGTGGCTTTTATGTTAATAATCATGTCCATTCCTATGATTTTGGCAGAAATATTTTCCCGTCAGAAAGAATCAGTTTATCAGCTCAATTTACCTAAAGCCCTGATTATTGGCTGTGCCCAGGCCCTGGCCGTAATCCCCGGCACTTCTCGCAGCGGGATTACCATGTCAGCCGGCATGCTGGTAGGCCTTAAAAGACCTGAAGCCGCCAGATTTTCTTTTCTACTTTCTGCCCCCATAATAGCTGGAGCAGGCTTTTATGAAGCCCTTAAAGTATTGCAGGGCGGAGAACCTTTCAGTATCGTATATGTAATTGGCTTTTTGGCTTCGTTTATTTCCGGGCTTGCGGTTATAGCCTGGCTTTTACGCTTCCTCAGGACTCACACTTTTTACCCATTTGTGGTATATCGAATATTGTTAGCGGTATTTATTTTGTGGAGGCTTAATGGTTAGATTCTGGGGGCTTATTTTTATCCTTTGGCTGCTATGGCCAGCCTATTCTTTTGGCAGTTCGGCCCTTAATCGTGTTTACAATCAGGTTGTTACCCTGGTTGCCGCTCCTGTTAACGCCGATTATTTGAAATCTTCAGAAGTTCCCAAACAGGTAGCCTCAGGTGTTTTTGTCTCGAGAGATGGCCTTGTTCTGGCCCCTGCTTATCTGGTTCAAGGAGCCCGCTGGGTGGACGTAATTCTCCCGAATGGGACCTTTCTCGGAGGAAAAGTTTTAGGTGTTGATCACCTAAGCGGCCTTGCCCTTCTCAAAGTCAATTATTCTTATCAAAATTTGGGTGTATCCATTAGTAGGCGAAGGGTTCAGGTAGGAGAAGACATTTTTTTAGTAGGACGCCCACGATTTAAAGCCAGCTTAAAAGCCGGCAAGGTGATTGAAAATCCGGTAAGTGTGAGTTTTTCGTTTGGAACGCTTGCTAGTTTTTACGCTACCAATCTCTCTCTTGCAGGTATTGGTTCAGGGCCGGTTTTTAACGCCAGAGGAGAATTAGTAGGCTTTGCCTTAGACTTACCCAATCTCCACTTTGCTGGAGGTTTGAAAATTGTACCCTCTCACCTAATCCGTCCGGTAGTAGCCGCTTTATCCGAGAAAGGCCAGATGGTATGGCCTTGGCTAGGTGTGGAGGGGCTGCCACTTAATCCTACCCTCGCTAAAGTATTGAAACTACCTTTTAATCAAGGACTTTTAGTGACCAAAACCCTCCCGGGAAGCCCGGCCAGGAAAATAGGCCTGCTCGGCCAAAGGAAATCTATATCACTCGGGAATATCATTTATCCCGTAGGAGGCGATATAATTGTTAGCGTAGCGGGAAGAAGAGTTGGCTCTCAAGCAGATTTAGAACGAATCATTTTTGCCAAGAAACCCGGTGATATAGTAACTATAAAGTATTGGCGGGGTAAAAAATTTCATAATGTTAAAGTTTATTTAGGAAAAAGGAGTTTTTTACAGCCATGATTCAGGTACCGGAAAACATAAAACCCATTTATGATAAATTGGCCAAAAGATACACCCTCGAAGTAGAGCCTTTAAACATTCGCGGAAAAGTTTTAAACATTATTAAACCGGCCAATATTGAAGAACTCATCTCTGAGGATTCACTTGAAAAAGTAGAAAATTTCCCTTTTTGGATAAAGATCTGGGAAGCGGCCATAGTACTGGCCGATTTCATGGCCAGCATGAAACCTGTAAAAAGGGTGCTTGAAATTGGAGCTGGCCTTGGTGTGGTAGGGCTTACCGCTGCTCTTTTCGGCCACGAAGAAGTAGTTATTACCGACTTTGAAGACGAATGTCTTGATTTTTTGCGCTTAAACGCCGCCTTTAATAAGCTTGATAACGTAACTATTGAAAAGCTTGACTGGCGTACCCCCAAAGAACTTGGCCAATTTGATATTATTGTTGGGGCGGAAGTGGTATTTAGCGGCCGCTTATTTGAGCCTCTTTACCAGCTTTTTCACAAATACCTGGCCCCAAACGGAGTAGTTTACCTGGCCCACGATAAAGAGAGAATGCGCACCCTGGCGCCCTTCCTTTATCTCGCCGAAAAGGAATTTGAACAGGCCGTAAGTCAGAGAAAACTACGCACTGATGACGAAGTTTACGAAATTATCATCTCGCGTCTGATACCCCGGCAAAAAACTATGGAAACCAAAAGCTCAGCTTAAAAGCCATTAGATTGTTTCGCTATTTAGTGTTTAAAGGCCTTTGCAAAATTCAAAATAACATAGATAGATCACCACGGCGCCATCGGCGTCTCGTGACAGGGATTGCTTCCGCTGCTGACGCAGCCTCGCAACGGAAAGTGGGAACGCATCTCACAGTAACTGCCCGTTGTCACTGCAAGCCCCTTCCTTTGTCACGGTGAGCCTTTACCTTCTTGTCACTGTGAGCCCTTTCCTTCTTGTCACTGTGAGCCCTTTCCTTCTTTGTCACTGTGAGCCCTTTCCTTCTTTGTCACTGCGAGGAGCCAAAGGCGACGAAGCAGTCTCTGGGATTGCTTCGGCCTCTAGCGAGACCTCGCAATGACAGTGTTAAATTAAAACCATACAATGAATCAATTGTCGCCTATTTAGTGATTCCATTAGTAATCAAAGGAGACTTCGCCCTCACGGCTTAAAAGGCTCGCCATAGGTAGTCTCATTATCGCTGAAAGTAGAACCCTGCGGCTCACACAACGTGTGATTAATCGTTCAGAACGGATTAATTTTTGAAAAGGGCTGGACGGGCAGCCATAAAAAGGCTTACATTCTCAAAAATCAAAAAAACTAACGCCGCGAATAAATAGGCCGGTATTAATTCCTCAATAAGCAAGCTAAAAACAGCTAAAACAAAAAACACTATCGGAAAAATTTCTTGAATTTTACCTCTTTTAAAAAATAATAGACCTTCTCGCAAAAATATTAACACTACTACCAAAGGGATGAGTATCCAGAAATCTCCGGCCTTATTGGCAAAGATTATAATGATTGCTGGCCAAAGGGCGCCAGGAATAATCTTTAAAAAATCTTTTAAGCTAATTTGGGATAAGGCCAATTTAAGATAATCTAAAGCAGAGAGCCAAGTTACCCCAAGGGCTACTAAACTCAAAACCAGAATAAGGTGTTTTAAAGAAAGAAAAGATAAACAGGGTAAAGTCAAAGATAGAAAGATTACTATTAAAAATTTGGCCCCTTTTAACCTGGCAAGAATTCCTCCCAACAATAAGATAGCTCCAGCGCCTAAAAGAAAATAAACCGTATATGCCGAAAAAGTAACAACAGCTACTACTAATGCGGCCACAAACATCTGGATAGTGGTCTTCATTTTGGCCAGCCAGGTAACAGGAAGAGCCCCAGGCACTTTTCGTCTTAAAGAAGAGACCAAAAGTTCTCTTACAAAGATAGCTGCAGCCACCCAAATAGGCATAAAGCCCAGATGAGAAAGAAAAGTATAAAGAGCTACGATAAAAATCTTGTCAGCAATGGGATCAAGAAAAGCGCCGAGCGGGGTGGAACCATGCCTTCTGGCCAGCTTCCCGTCTAAAAAATCCGTAAGGCCAAGAAGAGAACCAATGCCCAGGGCCGTGAGCTTGGCCTCTGGGCCGCCATAAAGCAAAATACAGGGAAGCGGTAAAAGAATTATCCTCAAAAAAGTTAGATGATTAGCCGTTACCCTCATTCAATAGCTTTCAACTTTTCCCATTTTTCCTGACATTCCCGGCAGCGTGCCGCCCAGGGCATAATCTCAAGTCTTTTAGTCCTAAGCCACTTCCCACAATCAATGCAGCGACCATACTCACCTAGCTCTATACGAATGAGAGCCTGTTCTATTTCTTCAAGTTCTCTAATTTTAGGTTCAAGAGAGGCTAAGACTAAGTCTTCTCTGAGGTCAGCCAGAGCCAAGTCTTCTTCCTCACGCACCGTGCGAATTAGATCTTGATACTCTTCCCCGGCCTCGCGTTCAAGGGTATCAGCCACCTCACGCCATAGTTCTTTCTTTCTTTTAAGGAGTTTTTCTTTAAAATATTCAATCTCTTCTTCAGTAAGGGGGCGTCTTTCGTGTTTAGACATAAAAATCCTCCTATCTCTGCCAATAGACCCTCACCAACTTGTTTCCTTCTGACCATTTGAAGGTAAGATCTCCCTTGTAAGCCTTGTATACAGCACGCCCTAAACGCTGGGCCAGATTTTCCGTGGTCGTTTCGATGACCGTGCGGCCATCTTCTTCATACATGGAAATTATTTGCTGAAGAGGATTGTTTTGCCGCGCTCTTTCGTATTCGTTATTTATTACCCTTAAAATTTCGTCACGATGCTTTTCAAAAAATTCACCGGAGAGATAAAGATATCCCATAGGATAACGGTCAACCGCCTTACGACATCCCGGACACAAAAACTTAGGGACCAAATCGCTATCTTTAAACTCCTGGTAAAACTCCTCATCAATCAACCAGCGTTTATCACGAAAGACCGCGTGACAACGCGGGCAGATTGCCTCCCCCGAAGGATATTTTTTAGGAAGATAGGGATCATCTGTGGTTTGAAATTCCTGGGTCTCTGTAATCCACTTACGCCCTTTTCTGCCCATAGAAACCTCCTTTTAATGATGGGTTTTACGGCGTCCGAAACGACTAGCCAACCTGTTAAGAAGCTCAGCTATGGTTTCCGCATAAAGGGGGCCGCCTTTTTCTATAGTTTCTTCTCGCTTAAAACCCGGCATAATCAAAAGCCTTTTATTCCTCGCTGCTGTAAAGATAAGCACTTTTTCTGCCTCTGGTAAGGAGACTTCTTCATCTTTTTGGGCTTGAAAAACAAGGAGTGGTTTGCGCCACTTTTTAAATTTTTCAATAATCTCAAATGGATCTTTATCCGTATTTAAGCCCCGATGGGCCAGCCAGGAAATACCATCAACAACTGGACTATCCAAAATAAGGGCTGTAACCTCATGAGGGAGTTCTACTGCCAGAGAAAGGGCTACCCCTGCCCCCAAAGAGCGCCCCAGAAGAGACACCGGCCCTTTGCGGCCTTTTTCGGCAAATTTATCACGTAAAAAGAAAAAGGCTTCTTTGGCGTCGCTAAAAATGTTTTCAAAGGAGGCCTCACCAGGTAAGCCATGGGCTCCCCTATATCCTATAACTCCGAACGAAATATCATGCCCCAAGAAATACTGGCCAAGTTGATTGTATTTATCAACGGGCTCCTTTTCGGCTATAAAGAAAAATAGAATCGGCGCGGCTGAGGAAGCCAAAAAGAGCCTGGCCGGTAGTTTCCCTCCCTGCAAAGGAACTTCTACATCCTCTGCGCCGGTAGGAGGTGGAGAAAGGGGTTCCTGAGGGATTAAGTCCATTAAATTGGTCTGTCTTTCCATTCTTCTTCAAGCCTCTCTATTTCTTCGTCTTTTTGTTTAACCTGCTCTTCCCACGCCTTGCGACGCTCATAAAGGGCTACTTCAGCGGCTATAAGCCTTTCTTTAAAGCTAGGGTGAGAAAGGTAATTAAGGGCCGCCTCCAGAAATCGGCTCTTTAGCTGTTCAAAAAGGGCTTCACATTCTCTTTCATCCACAAAGGTTCTTTCTTTACGGTAGCGGTAATAAACCTTGCCCTCTTCTTCATCGCAAAAAACCTCATAAAGTTCCCGCCGTGAAAAGGCCTCGGGAGGCGCTTCAACCACTATCTGGGCAAGCATCCCCACTAGCCAGCGATCTCCCGCAAGTCTCCGTGAATAATCCCATATTTCAAGCACCAGGCCGTTTTCAAGGTCAATCTTTTCCACCAGACGGCCTGGCCAACGCGGCTCATAATTTTTGCTCGGAGGCAACCATTCGTAGGGCACAAAACCCTCCTTTCAACCTGAATTTAAGACATTATCCTACGGAAAAATAAAAGTGTCCAGTTTAAGATTTACTGAGGGCAAAAAGAAAGTTTGAGAGGTGAGAATAAATTAAAATCTACAGAGACTTTGCCAAAGTTTGAAAATTAAATAGATCACCGTAGCGACTACGTCGCCTCGAGAGAGATTGCTTCAGCTGCTTCCGCAGCCTCGCAATGGACTCGCTTGATGTCACGGCGAGCCATTGCCAGTTTGTCACTCCGAGGAGATGTCTCCATTTTGTCACTGCGAGGAGCTTTTAGGGAGATCCCTTCGCTGCGCTCGGGACAGGCGTAGCAGCCTCTGGAATATTACCAGCAGCCATTTTTGCTATAAGCCATCTGCCACTTTGTCACGGCGAGCTCCCTGTGGGCGAAGCAGTCTCTTAAATAAGCCATTTTGTAAGGACCTTTAAAA from Thermodesulfatator indicus DSM 15286 harbors:
- the trmD gene encoding tRNA (guanosine(37)-N1)-methyltransferase TrmD, which encodes MRYDIITIFPEYFESPLEVGAIKKAREKGLITVNLLNLRDFAFDKHKMVDDRPFGGGEGMVFKPEPLYRAIQKVKEEGHPYVVYLSPQGRVLNQEIVKELYEKDHLLLICGRYEGIDERIREHFIDDEISIGDYVVFGGEVAALVIIEAVSRLVPGVVGKRDSVEKESFSQGLLKYPQYTRPRDFMGYQVPEVLLSGDHARIEVWRRRKSLEATLKRRPDLLKKAKLTPEDEKILKEFGWEKDERP
- a CDS encoding magnesium transporter CorA family protein; amino-acid sequence: MLRIYRAEKGVLSLAPQIERPCWVCLTSPTEEELQYVQESLKVFPEFLRYPLDEEEIPRIELEEDQLLIILRVPDPRHEEGFIRYETIPIGIILTEEAIITVCLKENPVFEDFLMALNKVKNFTLERPIPFLFHFFWCIATIYLRYLRLIDKLITEYEQELYRSMRNKELLKLLNIEKSLVYFNTALRANDIVLSRLQSGRFLRLTEDDLELLEDVQIENRQAIDMAKIFSDILTGTMDAYASVISNNLNMVMKFLTSATIVLMLPTLVASIYGMNIQLPLQNSPHAFAILMTISFILSGIVVALFIKKRLF
- the uppP gene encoding undecaprenyl-diphosphatase UppP, whose product is MTYLEAIALGVLQGITEFLPISSSGHLILAEKFFHIKGTGLTFDVFLHLGTLLAVLIYFWQDWWNILSFKRDKKHNPRLLFYLILATIPGVIAGLFLEDAVATVFRSAERVAFMLIIMSIPMILAEIFSRQKESVYQLNLPKALIIGCAQALAVIPGTSRSGITMSAGMLVGLKRPEAARFSFLLSAPIIAGAGFYEALKVLQGGEPFSIVYVIGFLASFISGLAVIAWLLRFLRTHTFYPFVVYRILLAVFILWRLNG
- a CDS encoding S1C family serine protease, which gives rise to MVRFWGLIFILWLLWPAYSFGSSALNRVYNQVVTLVAAPVNADYLKSSEVPKQVASGVFVSRDGLVLAPAYLVQGARWVDVILPNGTFLGGKVLGVDHLSGLALLKVNYSYQNLGVSISRRRVQVGEDIFLVGRPRFKASLKAGKVIENPVSVSFSFGTLASFYATNLSLAGIGSGPVFNARGELVGFALDLPNLHFAGGLKIVPSHLIRPVVAALSEKGQMVWPWLGVEGLPLNPTLAKVLKLPFNQGLLVTKTLPGSPARKIGLLGQRKSISLGNIIYPVGGDIIVSVAGRRVGSQADLERIIFAKKPGDIVTIKYWRGKKFHNVKVYLGKRSFLQP
- a CDS encoding class I SAM-dependent methyltransferase, whose product is MIQVPENIKPIYDKLAKRYTLEVEPLNIRGKVLNIIKPANIEELISEDSLEKVENFPFWIKIWEAAIVLADFMASMKPVKRVLEIGAGLGVVGLTAALFGHEEVVITDFEDECLDFLRLNAAFNKLDNVTIEKLDWRTPKELGQFDIIVGAEVVFSGRLFEPLYQLFHKYLAPNGVVYLAHDKERMRTLAPFLYLAEKEFEQAVSQRKLRTDDEVYEIIISRLIPRQKTMETKSSA
- a CDS encoding CDP-alcohol phosphatidyltransferase family protein, whose product is MRVTANHLTFLRIILLPLPCILLYGGPEAKLTALGIGSLLGLTDFLDGKLARRHGSTPLGAFLDPIADKIFIVALYTFLSHLGFMPIWVAAAIFVRELLVSSLRRKVPGALPVTWLAKMKTTIQMFVAALVVAVVTFSAYTVYFLLGAGAILLLGGILARLKGAKFLIVIFLSLTLPCLSFLSLKHLILVLSLVALGVTWLSALDYLKLALSQISLKDFLKIIPGALWPAIIIIFANKAGDFWILIPLVVVLIFLREGLLFFKRGKIQEIFPIVFFVLAVFSLLIEELIPAYLFAALVFLIFENVSLFMAARPALFKN
- a CDS encoding TraR/DksA family transcriptional regulator; this encodes MSKHERRPLTEEEIEYFKEKLLKRKKELWREVADTLEREAGEEYQDLIRTVREEEDLALADLREDLVLASLEPKIRELEEIEQALIRIELGEYGRCIDCGKWLRTKRLEIMPWAARCRECQEKWEKLKAIE
- a CDS encoding BCAM0308 family protein, whose product is MGRKGRKWITETQEFQTTDDPYLPKKYPSGEAICPRCHAVFRDKRWLIDEEFYQEFKDSDLVPKFLCPGCRKAVDRYPMGYLYLSGEFFEKHRDEILRVINNEYERARQNNPLQQIISMYEEDGRTVIETTTENLAQRLGRAVYKAYKGDLTFKWSEGNKLVRVYWQR
- a CDS encoding alpha/beta hydrolase, producing the protein MERQTNLMDLIPQEPLSPPPTGAEDVEVPLQGGKLPARLFLASSAAPILFFFIAEKEPVDKYNQLGQYFLGHDISFGVIGYRGAHGLPGEASFENIFSDAKEAFFFLRDKFAEKGRKGPVSLLGRSLGAGVALSLAVELPHEVTALILDSPVVDGISWLAHRGLNTDKDPFEIIEKFKKWRKPLLVFQAQKDEEVSLPEAEKVLIFTAARNKRLLIMPGFKREETIEKGGPLYAETIAELLNRLASRFGRRKTHH